The following is a genomic window from Streptomyces chrestomyceticus JCM 4735.
TGGGGGCCTGCGGTGAGCCCTCACAGAATGCGGGTGGAGGAGATACCGGAAGGCGGTCGTACGGATAGGTCCCGCACGTACGAGAGGGCGGCCCCGTCCGGACGGGGCCGCCCTCTCGTCTTCCGAGGCCGTGACAGGATTCGAACCTGCGTAACCGGATTTGCAGTCCGGTCCCTGAACCGCTCGGGCACACGGCCGTGATGAGGCGATGCACCGAGGTTAGGCCGCGGGCCCGGGGGTGGGGCAAGGGTTCCGGGCGGGCTGGCATGTGGTTGCAATGCGGTGTTCATGAGTCCGGTTGGTCGGCCGGATTCAGGGGCGCTCAGGGGGTGTGCAGGAACTCCTCCACTGCCTGGCGGAAGCGGGCCGGTTCGTCGACCCAGGGATAGTGGCCCGCCTCGGGCAGGTGGTGTGTCCGGCCGTCGGGGAAGGAGTCGGCGACCAGTTCGCCTGCCCGTACGCCCGTCACCGCGTCCCGGCCGCCGGTCATGACGAGGACCGGGCACGTCACGTCGCGCAGGCCGGCCAGCAGGGTCTGGCGGGCCGGTTCGTCGACGCCCTGCCAGAACGCGGCGCGCGGTACCGGGTGCAGTTGTTCGGCTTCGGTGGCTGCGTGGGCTCGTTGGGGGCCTCCCAGCGGCCGTAGGCGAGCGGCGCCGCGGTCAGGAGCAGGTCGTGTGCATCGGCCGGGGTGGGGGTTTCGGAGAGGTGTTGTACGGCTGCTGATGCCTCCGGCCACCATGGCTCGTTCGAGCGGGAGGTGAGGATGTCCCGTGTGTCGTCGGGGAATTCGCCTTGGAGGTGTGGGACGGGGGAGACCAGGATCAGGCGGGTGAGGCGGGTCGGGTAGGCCGCCGCGTACGCCTGCGCGGTTGCCGTCCCGGCGTCGTGGGCGAGCAGGGCGAAGCGGTCCAGGCCGAGGTGGGTGCGGAGTGCTTCCAGGTCTTCGGCCAGGTGCGGGAAGGCGTAGCGGGACGGGTCGGGGGCGGGCGGGGAGGCGCCTGTGCCGCGGCTGTCCGGGATCAGCAGTTGCCGTTGCTCCGCCAGGCCGCCGAGGTCGCCCAAGTACGTGGCGTCCCGGCCGGGGCCGCCCGCCAGACCCACCAGGGGCGGCAGCCCGGAATCGTCCGGGCCGAGTGCGCGGTGGTGCAGGACGGTGGCGTCGTAGCTGGTGAAGTGGGGCATGGGGGCAGCTTGCCGTATGGGTGGAGGGGGAAGGGAGGGGAGGGGAGGGGGAGCCGAGGG
Proteins encoded in this region:
- a CDS encoding alpha/beta fold hydrolase — encoded protein: MTCPVLVMTGGRDAVTGVRAGELVADSFPDGRTHHLPEAGHYPWVDEPARFRQAVEEFLHTP
- a CDS encoding alpha/beta fold hydrolase; translated protein: MPHFTSYDATVLHHRALGPDDSGLPPLVGLAGGPGRDATYLGDLGGLAEQRQLLIPDSRGTGASPPAPDPSRYAFPHLAEDLEALRTHLGLDRFALLAHDAGTATAQAYAAAYPTRLTRLILVSPVPHLQGEFPDDTRDILTSRSNEPWWPEASAAVQHLSETPTPADAHDLLLTAAPLAYGRWEAPNEPTQPPKPNNCTRYRAPRSGRASTNRPARPCWPACAT